Below is a window of Vulpes lagopus strain Blue_001 chromosome 13, ASM1834538v1, whole genome shotgun sequence DNA.
GTGAGAAAAAAGGTGTCTACTGCTTTCTGAGCGTCCCCTCTCAAGACAGGCTTGTATGAGGTCGCTTAGTTGGgatgtgtcctcacatggcctgtCTCAGGGACAGCCATGACCAGCCATTTTGGCCAGGTCCACTATGAGAGGGCACCCTGGAGCACAGCCAGGGCCTGTAGTGCCATCCCATGCTGGTGACTTTGCTCAGCACTGTGCATACGTGGCCCTGGGTGCCaggccaggctgccctgttttggtCAGGTGAGCCTGTGCTTGTGGTGGGTGGAGTCAGCcttgggagcagggagggaactCGGCCCTCTGGGCCCCACGTGAGGACCCACTCAGTGCCCTTGGCAGGGCCAAGCTTCTGTGCCTACCCACCGTATCAGGGTTTCTGCACttgagggagggcaggaggaggtcTGGAGCCTGGGTTTGAGGGCcagcgggtggggggtgggggggccaggcAGGAGGATACTGGGAGAAGGCCGGCAGGGCACGCCATTGCCTCCCAGCtgcgggagggaggggggcggccTTTGCCCTGGTGGATCTTGAGTACACCCTCCACTGCAGCCTGCTCAGGTGGGAGTGACCTGCACTGGCAGGGCTCTGGGGCACACAGCCTCCTGGGACAGGCCAGAGGGCCCCGGCGTCAGGTCAGGAGCCAGTAAGACCTGAGTGGCATGACCTGTGAGGGCGGCAGGCGCTGGGACTTCATGTGCACTGTGGGGCCCTGATGGAAGACGTGTCTTTCCTGGTAGGTTTGCTGTCTGCAGTAGCCAGAGCTGCCTGTGGGTTGGGGAGCAGGAGCTACACAGTGCTCAGGGCATGGGGGTGCCACGTCCTCCCATCCTTGGTGGGGAGCCCCTTTATGTTCTTCTGCCCCGGGACGTGGGTGCTCCCAGTCAGGTCCCAAGGTGCCCAGCCACGTCTGCTGGATTGAGGGAGTGGCGCTGTGATCACCACTGGGCGGGTGTCCCCCTGTACTGCCATCTGGACAGCAGGGCCCAGGGAGACCTGCTCAGCCCTGCAGGCAGGAAGGTGGGGTGGGCGGGCAGTGGCACAGCACCATGCAGGCCGGGGACAGGCACGTGGTGGACAGAGCCAAGCCTTCTTTCCACACTCCACACCCCAGCCTGCAGCCCCACTTGGCTCGCCCCATCCCTAGCACCTGGGAAGTCCCACAGAGCTGGGGTGACCCCACCAGGCACTGAGCCTGGGCCTTGGACAGGAGAGCCTGGACTCCAGGACAGAGGGGGAGTCCAGTGGGGTTGTGGCTAAGTTGAAAGACATGTCGTTGAGCAGGACACCTGGTAAGGTGAGGTGTCACTGGAGGTGCCGCTCACATGTGCGGCCTCAATCGGCTCATGTGTGCTCAGCAGGGGATCCCTCCTGCTCCATCCTCCTGGGGTGGTGTCCTCTCGGGGCAGTGTGTGTGGCGGGGTGGTCTCAGAATAGCCGCCTTGAGCCAGATTACCGTGTTGGCCTACATCAAGGATTAGGAAAGCCGGTGGCCCCGTGGCAGCCCTCGGCCGGaacactgggcagccccagggaaTCTGGCCCTGCCCTTGGGGACCCTGGACAGGAACCTGCCAGGAGGGGGCGGCGCCAGCTCCCCACACACCCTCCCGGCCTCCCTATGGCAGGCTGTGCCTGGTCCTCCTCACATGTGGCACCGCgtgcctgggtggggggggagctgcctcttccctctgtcctGGGGGGGTGGGGCCAGCTGCCTTGGGACGGATTAGTGCCCGGAGGGTGGGGCGTGGGCCTGGTTACCACCCCTGCCAGCTCTTCAGGGAGCCCAGTCTGTGAGGAGGCTGCAGCCCGGGGTGGTCGGGTGGGTGCAGAGCTCCCCTCCTcccgtgtggggtgggggtggggggcaactGTCCACCTGCCAGCTTCCTGGGGCCCCACATCAGAGCAGTTAGGATGCTGTGGTCCCTCCGGCTGGGCCCGGTGGAATTGTTCAGACCAGGCCTTGGGTTCCACAGATGGGTCTGAGGCTGTGGGGCAGGGTGCTGGGGGCACAGGGCACCTTCTGTGGATGGGGAGGGAAGCCACAGGTGGGCTCTAAGTCCAGGGCCTGCAGCTCTGCCCCAGCCGTGGGGTTGTTCACATGTCCGcatgcgggggggcgggggggggcgtgTCCCTCCAGCCTTGCTGACACCACTCCCCTTACCCGCAGGGATGTCGGGACCAAGGCCTGTCGTTCTGAGTGGACCGTCAGGGGCAGGGAAGAGCACCCTGCTCAAGAGACTGCTGCAGGAGCACGGCAGCATCTTTGGCTTCAGCGTGTCCCGTGAGGCCCTGGCTCAGGGAGCCTGAAGGGGGGATGGGGGGCTGGGCCCCCTGCTGACCTGACCCTGACCCCCTCACACCTACCCACAGGGAGAGTCCCTGCACTGCTGACCCCGACCCTGagcccccacacccacccacagGGGGGTCCCCGCACTgctgaccctgaccctgagcTCCCACACCCACCCATGGGGAGGGTTCCCGCACTGCTACCCTGATCCTGACCCCATACACCCACACATGGAGGCTGAGCCAGGCCCTGTGGGGAGGACCATGGATGGAGTATAGGGACGCTGGGCCCATATGGATCCTGGGTGCTCGTTCCTAGACACCACAAGGGACCCGCGGCCTGGAGAAGAGAATGGCAAAGGTGAGCTGGGTCCTCGGGTCCTCCTGCAAGGCAGGCAGACTTGGAGCATAGTCCAGACGGGGTGGGGGCCCCGACGCCCTGTGGAGATCTCCACAGGCCCTTCTCTTGGCTTGTGGGCCATTCTCCATGTACCACGAGGGTCTCTGTGGTGGTAGCAGGACCCAGGAagtcccttccacctcccctgcCCATGCTGActggccccccggcccccaggagcctcccccagggagcccatGGTTTCCAGGCTCCCTGAGCAGGGGCGTGTAACCACATGCTGTGTGCACGGATGCTCCCTGCTTGATGGCCAGTGCAACCCCCCTGTGAGCCAGATGGATCCCTTCCCTGagggccctgggggctcagccgCTGTGGCTCAGTGGACCCTTCCCTGCAGATTACTACTTCGTCACCAGGGAGGTGATGCAGCGGGACATCGCTGCAGGCGACTTCATCGAGCACGCCGAGTTCTCGGGGAACCTGTATGGGACCAGGTGGGCCACTGCCAATGTTCTCTCCCTCCCAGAGGCTCTCCCTTTGGCTGGACCTAGGCAGGGGGTGCTCTCTGGGTTTTGGGGCAGTTGGGGTCAGTACCCACCCCGCCAGCACTCAGGGTGGGACAGCACTGGGGCTCTCCAGGCCACCTCCATCCACCTGGCCAAGCCCCTGGAAGCCAAGGGCGCCTCCAGACCCGTGTGTAGCGGGGACTCAAGGCATCTGGATCCCATAGGGGCATGGGCTGTGCTgggctccccttccctcctcataACCCACAGTAGGGTCTTTGTTAGCACCTCCCATCTGTCTGGGATGCCTAGAGCTCCAGGCCCAGAGCCACGTCCGGGTCAGACAGGCAGGCCTGGGCAGGCCTCCATGTGCAGCCTGTCCCTGAGCCCCTGCAAGACCCATCTCGCTGCACCCTAGGCACAGCTGGGAATGCTGGTGGGCCCCCAGAGGGAGTCCCTGGGGCCTTGGGCTGTGTGGTGACAGCCAGGACCCTGTGCCTTGGCCCACAGGCGCCCTCAGCCCCACAGAGGGCCCAGCACACAAGTGCTTCCAGAGAGCTGGAGGAGGTGCTGGGATCCGGGTAGGTTCCCATGCTCGCCCCGGCCAGGTCCACGCCCAGGGTATGGGCAGCGATGGTTCTGCTCAGGCTCTTCGAGACCACAGGAAGCCCCCTGAGCCATCCCTGTCTGTCTATTCCTGCAGCAAAGCAGCCGTGCGGGCCGTGCAGGCCATGAACCGCATATGCGTGCTAGACGTGGACCTGCAAGGCGTGCGTAACATTAAGAAGACTGACCTGCGGCCCATCTACATCTTCGTGCAGCCACCCTCACTGGATgtcctggtgggggtggggtgaggctggagccccagggcaggagcGGGAGCAGCAG
It encodes the following:
- the GUK1 gene encoding guanylate kinase isoform X2, which codes for MLRRPLAGLAAAALGRAPADGMSGPRPVVLSGPSGAGKSTLLKRLLQEHGSIFGFSVSHTTRDPRPGEENGKDYYFVTREVMQRDIAAGDFIEHAEFSGNLYGTSKAAVRAVQAMNRICVLDVDLQGVRNIKKTDLRPIYIFVQPPSLDVLVGEQRLRQRNTETEESLAKRLAAAQVDMESSKEQGLFDLVIINDNLEKAYRALEEALSEEIKKAQRTSCS
- the GUK1 gene encoding guanylate kinase isoform X3 is translated as MLRRPLAGLAAAALGRAPADGMSGPRPVVLSGPSGAGKSTLLKRLLQEHGSIFGFSVSHTTRDPRPGEENGKDYYFVTREVMQRDIAAGDFIEHAEFSGNLYGTSKAAVRAVQAMNRICVLDVDLQGVRNIKKTDLRPIYIFVQPPSLDVLEQRLRQRNTETEESLAKRLAAAQVDMESSKEQGLFDLVIINDNLEKAYRALEEALSEEIKKAQRTSCS